One Malus domestica chromosome 11, GDT2T_hap1 genomic region harbors:
- the LOC103447029 gene encoding uncharacterized protein isoform X1 — protein sequence MQPLAKLSKNLPRPLFLLAPRTLTTLTSSSSSLSHSLTSPGCDSTITRSTNTCFTGRTLLRSPWSAIQQRGAVVHGADVKPGNVIARNDRIYQVLKADHSHEGRGKAVVKVEVRDVDSGNKTSLRLLTDEQIDKVFVESKTYVYMCTDRDGIVVLIDPDTLDQLDVPEDLFGKKAKYLQEEMKVTVELYNDKPLSVKVPKHVTCVVKEAQNPVRGTAQAPKEILGVMENGFTVKVPPHIVEGEAVVVDTDDDSYVKRAKP from the exons atgcaGCCGCTGGCAAAGCTGAGCAAGAATCTCCCTCGCCCTCTCTTCCTCCTCGCTCCGAGAACCTTAACCACCctcacttcttcttcttcttctttatcgCACTCACTAACCTCACCGGGCTGTGATTCCACCATCACCCGCAGCACCAACACGTGTTTCACCGGAAGAACTCTACTTCGCTCTCCTTGGTCCGCCATTCAACAACGCGGAGCCGTCGTCCACGGCGCCGAT GTAAAACCTGGAAATGTCATTGCAAGGAATG ATCGTATTTACCAG GTGTTAAAGGCAGATCATTCACATGAAGGAAGAGGAAAAGCGGTTGTTAAG GTGGAGGTTCGTGATGTTGACTCTGGGAACAAGACATCCTTACGATTGTTGACGGATGAGCAAATTGATA AAGTATTTGTTGAATCAAAAACTTACGTTTACATGTGCACAGATCGTGATGGCATTGTAGTATTGATAGA CCCTGATACTCTTGATCAACTCGATGTGCCTGAAGACTTGTTCGGAAAGAAGGCTAAATACCTACAAG AGGAAATGAAAGTGACAGTGGAGCTGTATAATGATAAACCTCTATCCGTTAAAGTTCCGAAACACGTGACATGCGTTGTCAAGGAAGCACAAAATCCTGTGAGGGGGACTGCACAAGCACCTAA GGAAATATTAGGTGTGATGGAAAACGGCTTCACTGTCAAA GTACCACCTCACATTGTAGAAGGTGAAGCTGTGGTGGTTGACACTGATGACGACTCTTATGTTAAAAG GGCCAAGCCATAA
- the LOC103447029 gene encoding uncharacterized protein isoform X2, producing MQPLAKLSKNLPRPLFLLAPRTLTTLTSSSSSLSHSLTSPGCDSTITRSTNTCFTGRTLLRSPWSAIQQRGAVVHGADVKPGNVIARNDRIYQVLKADHSHEGRGKAVVKVEVRDVDSGNKTSLRLLTDEQIDNRDGIVVLIDPDTLDQLDVPEDLFGKKAKYLQEEMKVTVELYNDKPLSVKVPKHVTCVVKEAQNPVRGTAQAPKEILGVMENGFTVKVPPHIVEGEAVVVDTDDDSYVKRAKP from the exons atgcaGCCGCTGGCAAAGCTGAGCAAGAATCTCCCTCGCCCTCTCTTCCTCCTCGCTCCGAGAACCTTAACCACCctcacttcttcttcttcttctttatcgCACTCACTAACCTCACCGGGCTGTGATTCCACCATCACCCGCAGCACCAACACGTGTTTCACCGGAAGAACTCTACTTCGCTCTCCTTGGTCCGCCATTCAACAACGCGGAGCCGTCGTCCACGGCGCCGAT GTAAAACCTGGAAATGTCATTGCAAGGAATG ATCGTATTTACCAG GTGTTAAAGGCAGATCATTCACATGAAGGAAGAGGAAAAGCGGTTGTTAAG GTGGAGGTTCGTGATGTTGACTCTGGGAACAAGACATCCTTACGATTGTTGACGGATGAGCAAATTGATA ATCGTGATGGCATTGTAGTATTGATAGA CCCTGATACTCTTGATCAACTCGATGTGCCTGAAGACTTGTTCGGAAAGAAGGCTAAATACCTACAAG AGGAAATGAAAGTGACAGTGGAGCTGTATAATGATAAACCTCTATCCGTTAAAGTTCCGAAACACGTGACATGCGTTGTCAAGGAAGCACAAAATCCTGTGAGGGGGACTGCACAAGCACCTAA GGAAATATTAGGTGTGATGGAAAACGGCTTCACTGTCAAA GTACCACCTCACATTGTAGAAGGTGAAGCTGTGGTGGTTGACACTGATGACGACTCTTATGTTAAAAG GGCCAAGCCATAA